A stretch of DNA from Thalassospiraceae bacterium LMO-SO8:
TCGTGGATCGGCTGATCGGCCTCGGGCTCCAGCGATCCCATCACCGCGTTCTTGCCGTAGAGGTGGATGGACAGGGTGTAGTCCTCGGCATTGATGCCGAGCGTACCGACATCACGGGCGATGCGCCCACGGCAGGCTTCGACGAAATCGTCGATGATGTCGATCAGGATCGGGTCGCGGATGCCGGCGATGAACACGGTGCGGTAGCCGAGCGGGCGGGCGCCCTCCAGTTTCACCGTGTATTTTTCCGACGGCTCGTAGCGGCTGCCCGAGACCTTGACCGTGCGTTCGTCCAGCTGCTCGAATTTGCAGCGGTCGGTGACCAGGGTGCCGTCCGGTTCCTTCAGGCGGTAGGGCTCCGGGTTCTCGTACAACGTATGGGCGGAGACGCGCGTGACCGTGGCGCGGCGGATGGGCGAGCCCGGCTCCACCGTGAAATGGTCGTCGTAGATGGTTCCGATGACGCAGTCCTGGCCTTCGCGCGGCTCCACCACCTGGGCGCCGCATTCGATGATCTTGGCGAGATGCCAGGCGAGGCCCGGATCGGCGCCCTTCATCAGGGGCAGGGCGGCGAACAGGGCGGCATCCGTGCCACGTCCGGCGATTACCACGTCGGCGCCGTCCTTGAGCGCCTGCTGGTAGGCTTCCGGGCCCATCATGGCGACGATGCGCGTGGTTTCCTCGACATCGTTCTCGGTCAGGTCGGCGATCGGGCCGAGCGGCACGATCTTGCCGGCCCGCACCTTGGCCTTGATGGCGTCCTTGGTCTGTTCCGTGCGGATCACCCGGACCTTGGGCTTCAGGCCCTTCTCGGCGCAGATTTCCTTGAGGATATCCAACGTCCAGTCGACCTGGGCGTCGCTGCCGCTGCCGCCGGCGGAGCCGATCATGACGGGAATGCCGTGTTCCATCCCGGCGGCGACCATCAGGCCCAGGTCGCGCTTGGCCGCCGCGCGGGACACGAAGGCCGTGCCCGAGCCCAGGTAATGGGGCCCGGGATCGGACGATCCGGCGTCGCAGGCGATGAGGTCGGGCTTCATGGCGATGCCCGCGTGGAAGGCTTCCTCGGTAAAGCCGTAACCGAGAATGCCCGTGGTAGCCATCAATCTGATGGGAGACATGTCCCCTCCCGTCCGGGTTCGTGCCCGGACTTGTTGAAAGCGCCCCGCCTTCTTGGCAACCATCCTGCGGGATTTTTCGCGCGCCGCCAAGGGCCCGTGTGATTTACGGACAGCGCCCCGGAAGGCAGGGCACCACCCCGGCCACGGCGTCGAGCACCGCCCGGATCGCCGCATGGTCGCGCGGCGCGCGCCAGCCGTATTCGAAGGGATCACGCAGGTCGAGCGTCTGTTCGATATGCAGGAAACGCCCCGACGCCTGTTCGACACTCTGCCGGCAGATGTCGGCGCTGCCGTTCAGGTGGCGGCCCTGCACGTTGGTCGCGGCGCACAGCCTGGCGAAACCGAACCGCCGGTCGTCCGGGTCGTCGCAGGCCACGGCGCGGGCGTCGCCGCCGTCGAGCAACACCCGCAGGCGGTCGCGCAGGCGCCGCGTCAGGCGGTCCGCCGACCCGCCCTCGCCTCGGCCGCCGTCGGAAATGACGGCCCAGGTATCGGGCGCCGTCCTTGTCTTGCCGAACCCATGAATGCTGAACACCACGGCTTGCGGCCATTGTGCGGCAAGAATCTCGTGCGCGGCATGGAACAGGGTCTCGGGATTGTGGGCGACGTCGGAATCCCGATAGGGCGCCTTGCCGTGGGCCTTGCACACCTTGGTCGTGCCGGAGCACGGCGACTCGGCCGCCGCCGCGCAGCGGTTGGCCCCCGCGACGATAGCTGCACGCGCACCCAATTGCGTCACGAACAACGCCGTCTCCGGCGCCGTATAGCGGTCGACGACGGGATGAGGGGCTTCCGCGATCAGATCGCGCCTGGGTGCGGGCGACAGCACCACCGTGGGCCCCAGACCGTCGACGGCGTCGTCCAACACCAGATACCAGCCCGTATCCTCGACCAGGACAAAAGCCCGGTATCCGGCGGCAGTTGCCCCCGTGTTCAATTCCGCCCATTCGGCGGCGAGGGCCGTTTTCAACATGGCACGGAATAATCCGACCCGCATGAAATCCGGGGCCAGGCTGTCGATCGTCCCGGGCCCCGGCCGGTTGCGCGCGGCAACCCATCCCGCCAGCGGCTCCTGAATTTGTTCCAGCCCGGCAGGCGGCTCCTGCGCCGCCGCGACCGGCCCCGCCGCCAGAACCAACAGACCGAAAACACCGCCCGCCACCGCCGACAGGCACCGCCGCATCCGTTGCATGATTTCAGAAATCTCCCAAACCGCGCGGCCGTCGCGCGGTGGATGCAAGCATAATCCAGGCCCCGGCCGCTGCGAAGCGGGATCTGCACATCGCCCTTGACGACATGTGGTCGGCAAAATATAACCAGATAGTTCAATAACTAATAGGTTATATTATGATCTCGGCACTCTCTCTCGACGCCACCTTCGCCGCCCTTGCCGATCCAACCCGGCGGGCCATCATCCAGCGTCTGGCTTCGGGCGAGGCCTCTGTCGCCGAACTGGCCGAACCCTTCGCCATGAGCCAGCCGGCCGTGTCCAAGCATCTGCGGGTGCTGGAGAACGCAGGGCTGATTTCCCGCCGCCGCGACGCCCAGCGCCGGCCCTGCCGGCTCGAGGCCATCCCCCTGGCCGAGGCCGTCGACTGGCTGGAAACCTACCGCGAATTCTGGGAGGCCCGGTTCCAGCGCCTCGACACCCTGCTCGCCGAATTGCGCGCTCCCGCCGACAACGAGAACACGCCCAAGGACGACGACAAATGAAACCGAGAATCCCCCTCACC
This window harbors:
- a CDS encoding acyclic terpene utilization AtuA family protein: MSPIRLMATTGILGYGFTEEAFHAGIAMKPDLIACDAGSSDPGPHYLGSGTAFVSRAAAKRDLGLMVAAGMEHGIPVMIGSAGGSGSDAQVDWTLDILKEICAEKGLKPKVRVIRTEQTKDAIKAKVRAGKIVPLGPIADLTENDVEETTRIVAMMGPEAYQQALKDGADVVIAGRGTDAALFAALPLMKGADPGLAWHLAKIIECGAQVVEPREGQDCVIGTIYDDHFTVEPGSPIRRATVTRVSAHTLYENPEPYRLKEPDGTLVTDRCKFEQLDERTVKVSGSRYEPSEKYTVKLEGARPLGYRTVFIAGIRDPILIDIIDDFVEACRGRIARDVGTLGINAEDYTLSIHLYGKNAVMGSLEPEADQPIHEIGLLLDVLGRTEDISRAVLAKSRYAFLHTDFPGRMCISGNLAIPFSPSDMHVGPVYEFSVWHVMECDPMEPVRMEWLEV
- a CDS encoding metalloregulator ArsR/SmtB family transcription factor, whose amino-acid sequence is MISALSLDATFAALADPTRRAIIQRLASGEASVAELAEPFAMSQPAVSKHLRVLENAGLISRRRDAQRRPCRLEAIPLAEAVDWLETYREFWEARFQRLDTLLAELRAPADNENTPKDDDK